In Exiguobacterium acetylicum, the genomic stretch TTTTACGGTATTCCGCGTTTGTTCCGAGAACTCCCTTTTTTCCAAAAGCTTTTGACGAATAAACATCTGGCAAAAGCAGAGGCGATTCTAAAAGAGAAGGGAACGATTGCCATCGCTACATCGTTTTTTCTTCCTGGTGTTCGTCGTCCGATCCATTACATGGCAGGGTTGCTCGCCTATCCATTTCGACAGTACGTACTCGTGACATTAGCCGGAACCGGTGTCTATGCGTTGAGTTGGACGTTTTTGGTCCATCGTTTAGGAGCTTACGGATTGTTGAACCGATTCTCGGCTTGGTGGGCGGCGCATAGTCATGTCCTCTTGGTTCCTGGAATCGTAGTGGCGTGTGGTATCTTAGGTTGGATTTTCCGGGATATGATCCGGAACTGGTTCGTCCGATCGTAATGCGGTATGTCGAAGCCTAGCAAGTTTGATGACATTAAGGATGGTGACTTTAGCAACGGCGTAAAACGGAACCGCGAGTAACATTCCGAGGATGCCTGCTAGTTGCCCAGCAACGAGTAAGACGACCGTGATCGTGATCGGATGGACTCTTAATGATTTTCCTTGAACGAGTGGGGAAATGACGTTAGCATCAAGCTGTTGCACGATCGTAATGCCAATGATGGCGTACAGTCCTTTGATCGGCTCATCGAGAAAGGCGATCACGACTGCGGGAGCTGCTCCAAGGAAAGGACCGAGATAAGGAATGATGTTCGTCGCGAAGATAAACAGGCCGAGTGGCAAGAAGTAGGGGATATCAAGCCACCAAAGGACAAGTGTCGCGAGGCTCCCGACGAAAGTACAGACGATCAATTGGGCACGGACGTATGACCGAATCGTTCCATTCATGTCTTTTATTATGAATAGGGCTTCTTTTCGATAACTCGCAGGAATGAACTGGACCAAAGCGTTCGGTAATTTTTTTCCGTCCACTAACATGAAAACATATAAAAAGAGGGCAATGAACAATGTGAAGACGGTTGAAGCAATGAATCGAATCAACCAAACGACGGACCCTGCGATGGATGAAAAAACATGACCAAGAAAAGTCGTCGCACTTTTCATCGAGTTTTCGAACGATGCGAAGTTATCTTCAATGGATGGGATGGAGGTGCCGTATTTTGCATACAACGACAAGGATTGTGCATACAATCGTTCAGCAAATCCAGGAACGGCAGCTACGAAAGCAACCAATTGTTTCGTGATCAAAGGAAATAACGTCAAAAAGAAAAGAAGAACAAGACTGAATAAGCCGATCAAGACGATGACGATAGCTAGTTTACGTGAGCGGAGTCGGCGTTCAAGTGAATCGACGAAGCCGACCGACAGATAGAATAATATACCAGCGATGATGAAAGGTGTGAAAATCGTCGTGAAAAGAACGAACAACGGGTAAAAGAGAAAGTCGACGAGCCGTGCCATGTAGATGATTCCAAGCACGAGCAAGATGAACAATCCGATGCGAAAGGAACGATTGGAAATCAAGCGAGACAAAACGATCACCCTCTCTAAATATCATGGACATGTTGTATCCTTTCCCGAAAACGCCTAAAATAATTTGAATATTTTGAACAATATATTCTTTTTTACATATAATTGTTATTTTCTAAACAGAATGGGTAATCATAAGTTAACTTGATCGCATCGTTCTTATAAGTGAAAAGCCTCATTGATCTACTTCGCACACTCCCTTCATTCCTTTTCGTATGAGGCTGCTAAAACATCGCATTGAC encodes the following:
- a CDS encoding DedA family protein, whose protein sequence is MVLEWVRFISRIIFIPISDDLLVIRQISNWLQQGQVPFAIFLLVWSACFVCFILFYGIPRLFRELPFFQKLLTNKHLAKAEAILKEKGTIAIATSFFLPGVRRPIHYMAGLLAYPFRQYVLVTLAGTGVYALSWTFLVHRLGAYGLLNRFSAWWAAHSHVLLVPGIVVACGILGWIFRDMIRNWFVRS
- a CDS encoding AI-2E family transporter, giving the protein MIVLSRLISNRSFRIGLFILLVLGIIYMARLVDFLFYPLFVLFTTIFTPFIIAGILFYLSVGFVDSLERRLRSRKLAIVIVLIGLFSLVLLFFLTLFPLITKQLVAFVAAVPGFAERLYAQSLSLYAKYGTSIPSIEDNFASFENSMKSATTFLGHVFSSIAGSVVWLIRFIASTVFTLFIALFLYVFMLVDGKKLPNALVQFIPASYRKEALFIIKDMNGTIRSYVRAQLIVCTFVGSLATLVLWWLDIPYFLPLGLFIFATNIIPYLGPFLGAAPAVVIAFLDEPIKGLYAIIGITIVQQLDANVISPLVQGKSLRVHPITITVVLLVAGQLAGILGMLLAVPFYAVAKVTILNVIKLARLRHTALRSDEPVPDHIPENPT